In Podospora pseudopauciseta strain CBS 411.78 chromosome 3, whole genome shotgun sequence, one genomic interval encodes:
- the MNN4 gene encoding mannosyltransferase (EggNog:ENOG503NUSZ; COG:O) translates to MKSSLYPPVSLPNLLLAIVLVVTSFVLLSATIHRSSYLSSVPSVEPPPERAWPMVWASYSNEPPEPKYFQEAGNTLEMSHYDIRFFQGVIPYSQHREVLQHLIRSYLSIMASLKMETWIAHGTLLGWWWNGRIMPWDYDLDVQVSLHTMEHMAKQFNQTLHEWRYTTDEGGEGVHEIKKTYLLDVNPNYSEMKRRQGMNVIDARWVDVDTGMFVDITALAERNPVLEPGIWSCKNFHQYRTHNIWPLKETRFEGVKAKVPLDHERILVAEYGEKSLVLTEWEGTPLE, encoded by the exons ATGAAATCTTCTCTTTATCCTCCCGTATCTTTACCGAATCTATTGCTGGCCATTGTGCTCGTGGTGACGtccttcgtcctcctctcgGCGACGATTCACCGGTCTTCCTACCTCTCCTCCGTTCCCTCTGTCGAGCCGCCCCCCGAGCGAGCATGGCCGATGGTATGGGCCTCCTACAGCAATGAACCCCCCGAACCAAAGTACTTCCAGGAAGCTGGCAACACCCTAGAAATGTCCCACTACGACATCCGCTTCTTCCAGGGCGTGATTCCGTATTCTCAACATCGTGAGGtcctccagcacctcatCCGATCATACCTCTCCATCATGGCCTCCCTCAAGATGGAGACCTGGATCGCACATGGCACATtgcttgggtggtggtggaatggCCGGATCATGCCCTGGGACTATGACCTCGACGTCCAGGTCAGCCTCCACACGATGGAGCACATGGCCAAGCAGTTCAACCAGACGCTGCATGAGTGGAGGTACACCAccgatgagggaggggagggtgtgcatgagatcaagaagacgTATCTGTTGGACGTGAACCCAAACTACTCGGAAATGAAGAGGAGACAGGGAATGAACGTGATTGATGCCAGatgggttgatgttgacacGGGCATGTTTGTGGATATCACTGCGCTGGCCGAGAGAAATCCAGTGTTGGAACCGGGGATCTGGAGCTGCAAGAACTTCCATCAGTATAGGACGCATAATATCTGGCCGCTGAAGGAAACAAGGTTTGAGGGGGTTAAGGCAAAGGTGCCTCTTGATCACGAGAGAATTTTGGTGGCGGAGTATGGGGAGAAGAGCTTGGTGTTGACCGAGTGGGAAGGG ACACCGCTGGAGTGA
- a CDS encoding hypothetical protein (EggNog:ENOG503P5I8) has product MAKSRPPTTGSLSQYLFLALGVLSTATLAAPPALPPIPTITPPPTLLVPRQNDPQIQSLSQQLSALSQSSREISQSSQQLSITSAQLLNSVQQLSSRLTQTEQSVNALRQSVNNAEQASRSLSQQVAEVSRSADRQMSERLQRASMTMVENMSAMSVQMESSFSRRLAQASRSAVALAQGRVVQEGEDGGLETGFGVPTSTAVPEPVQGMRTEVVIGAVVGGVLGSMVLSVVGVFFGLRIRQRQQKQGRLGPGIGSDAFLTGGGGGKIKGGSPNIGAPVLQSTSNKAYASVGFGPGGVLIGGENKEKDVGKRVSDVSSVYSSDLDDDEKGLLKQQQQPSPATLARNAPDLRRMVLERSGSTISRKSVGGPKVGFAMSYYSPDSTTMPPPPKAVGTGVIKKAGEHNDNDNNSVMKVMTPTATTIVKTGGNKTKQMMKGFQLSQPPPGKLSLFPRSDGGSSGGSSPVDEEDGKGTPKRLESWLRRERGVVSPFATATPGKK; this is encoded by the coding sequence ATGGCTAAATCACGTCCACCAACAACCGGGTCACTCTCCCAATATCTGTTTCTCGCCCTTGGGGTATTATCAACagccaccctcgccgcccctCCCGCCCTCCCACCAATACCGACCataacccccccaccaaccctccTTGTCCCCCGCCAAAACGACCCCCAAATCCAATCCCTCTCCCAACAACTCTCCGCCCTATCCCAATCCTCCCGTGAAATCTCCCAATCGTCCCAACAACTCTCCATCACGTCAGCCCAGCTGCTAAACTCAGTCCAGCAGCTCTCCTCCCGTCTCACCCAAACAGAACAGTCGGTCAATGCGCTCCGGCAGTCGGTGAACAACGCCGAGCAAGCCTCCCGCTCGTTATCACAGCAGGTAGCTGAGGTTTCGCGAAGCGCAGACCGCCAGATGAGTGAGCGGCTGCAGAGGGCGAGCATGACGATGGTGGAGAATATGAGCGCCATGTCGGTTCAGATGGAGAGCAGTTTCTCCCGGAGGCTGGCACAAGCGTCTAGGAGCGCGGTTGCTTTGGCGCAGGGACGGGTTGtgcaggagggggaggatgggggtttggAGACTGGGTTTGGGGTTCCCACCTCAACAGCGGTGCCGGAACCGGTGCAAGGGATGAGAACGGAGGTTGTGATTGGGGctgtggttgggggggtgttggggtcAATGGTGTTGAgtgtggtgggggtgttTTTTGGGTTGAGGATACGGCAGCGACAGCAGAAgcaggggaggttggggccCGGGATTGGGAGTGATGCTTTTCTCAccggggggggaggggggaagatCAAAGGGGGGAGTCCGAATATTGGGGCGCCGGTGCTGCAGTCTACGTCGAATAAGGCGTATGCTAGTGTGGGTTTTGGGCCGGGGGGGGTTCTGATTGGGGGGgagaacaaggagaaggatgtgGGAAAGAGGGTCAGTGATGTCAGTAGTGTCTACTCTTCTGActtggacgacgacgaaaaGGGGCTGCTtaaacagcagcagcagccgtcaCCTGCTACACTGGCCAGAAACGCGCCGGAtctgaggaggatggtttTGGAAAGGTCGGGGAGTACCATCTCGAGAAAGTCGGTCGGGGGTCCAAAGGTTGGGTTCGCGATGAGTTATTACTCCCCTGACTCGACGACgatgccaccacctccaaaggCGGTCGGGACGGGGGTGATCAAGAAGGCGGGGGAGCATAATGATAATGATAATAATTCTGTGATGAAGGTTATGACGCCTACGGCAACGACGATTGTCAAGACGGGGGGGAACAAGACGAAGCAGATGATGAAGGGGTTTCAACTGAGTCAGCCGCCGCCGGGGAAGCTGAGTTTGTTCCCGAGGAGTGATGGGGGGAGTAGTGGGGGAAGTAGTCCtgtggatgaagaagatgggaaggggacgccgaagaggttggagagctggttgaggagggaaaggggggttgttagTCCTTTTGCTACGGCTACTCCGGGGAAGAAGTGA
- a CDS encoding hypothetical protein (COG:S; EggNog:ENOG503P944): MVGNKIRCENGGEWKAREKFSHSALRKYQKKLGNGIATPAQSTISCLEHSSGNKAPEMKCEGPCDRWRELDFFSKSTRRNKVYWCKDCVDWAEKTEVGEALPPPGERICEEEFETLKMRVADFVLNEDYENGIPKGNDSGPATTVSINDFDDDYEEEFTLLPPGDEATTVTDSIASPEDTDVSVETPGAAATSTEPMAPAPRAPHWFLGFMNNDSPSTSSTTPTTLDTLDTLDLLDSLDTPDESISELSITAGSQTHTRTTTTAADTNASATPGQTGAVSFNAWSPEGNFERMIKEPTIATEESGWKTVTRTAKGPRMVTVRPRGKKEKDEVKVGKNGWVKVSNRRTTPQLPNYILANCVRGEEDFVGDIIPDEL; this comes from the exons ATGGTCGGCAACAAGATTCGCTGCGAGAACGGCGGCGAGTGGAAGGCCAGAGAGAAGTTTTCCCACAGTGCCCTTCGCAAGTACCAGAAGAAGTTGGGCAACGGCATTGCCACCCCTGCCCAGTCGACTATCTCGTGTCTCGAGCATAGCTCTGGCAACAAGGCGCCCGAGATGAAGTGTGAGGGACCCTGTGATCGCTGGCGTGAGCTGGACTTTTTCAGCAAGTCCACGCGCCGCAACAAAGTCTAC TGGTGCAAGGACTGCGTTGACTGGGCTGAGAAGACCGAGGTTGGCGAagcgcttcctcctcccggcGAGAGAATCTGTGAGGAAGAGTTTGAGACTCTCAAGATGAGGGTTGCCGACTTCGTGCTGAATGAGGATTACGAGAACGGCATTCCGAAGGGGAATGACTCGGGCCCGGCTACTACGGTCAGCATCAATGATTTCGACGATGACTACGAGGAAGAGTTCACTCTTCTGCCTCCCGGGGATGAGGCTACCACCGTGACCGACTCCATTGCCAGTCCAGAGGATACCGATGTGTCAGTCGAGACACCTGGCGCTGCTGCTACTTCGACTGAGCCTATGGCACCAGCTCCTCGCGCCCCCCACTGGTTTTTGGGATTTATGAACAACGACTCTCCgagcacctcctccaccacaccTACCACTCTTGACACTCTCGATacccttgaccttcttgacaGTCTTGACACACCCGATGAGTCGATCTCCGAGCTTTCCATCACTGCTGGCTCCCAGACTCACACTCGGACGACCACCACGGCTGCCGACACAAATGCCTCAGCCACTCCTGGCCAGACCGGTGCAGTCTCGTTCAACGCCTGGAGTCCAGAGGGCAATTTCGAGCGCATGATCAAGGAGCCCACCATCGCGACTGAGGAGAGCGGCTGGAAGACGGTGACCCGCACGGCCAAGGGACCTCGCATGGTTACCGTTCGTCCTCGcggcaagaaggagaaggacgaggTGAAGGTCGGCAAGAACGGATGGGTCAAAGTT AGCAATCGCCGGACCACGCCACAGCTGCCTAACTATATCCTGGCGAACTGTGTTcgcggcgaggaagatttCGTGGGTGACATTATCCCCGATGAGCTTTAA
- the RFC5 gene encoding Replication factor C (RF-C) subunit (COG:L; EggNog:ENOG503NWCC; BUSCO:EOG09263OQH) has translation MALIVDKHRPRSLDALTYHDELSDRLRSLAQSGDFPHLLFYGPSGAGKKTRIVATLKELYGPGVEKIKIDARVFQTSSNRKLEFNIVASVYHLEITPSDVGNYDRVVIQDLLKEVAQTQQVDQSARQRFKVVVINEADHLTRDAQAALRRTMEKYSPNLRLILVGESTAGIIAPIRSRCLLVRVARPTVGEVEGVLRGSCEREGWEVREGLVGRVARESGRNLRRALLMLEGVYAQNEKVTDDTPIPPPDWEGLIEQIAQEIMAEHTSARILQVRSKLYDLLTHCIPPTTILKTLTFKLMPLIDDDLKPEVIKWSAFYEHRIKTGTKVIFHLEAFVAKFMRILEMYLMSMDM, from the exons ATGGCACTCATTGTCGACAAGCACCGGCCCAGAAGTCTAGATGCTTTGACATATCATGATGAATTGTCTGATCGACTCCGTTCTTTG GCTCAATCAGGCGActtcccccacctcctcttctacGGCCCTTCCGGAGCAGGCAAAAAGACTCGCATCGTCGCGACGCTCAAAGAGCTGTACGGCCCCGGTGTCGAAAAGATCAAGATTGACGCGCGGGTCTTCCAGACGAGCTCGAACAGGAAGCTCGAGTTTAACATCGTCGCGAGCGTGTATCACCTCGAGATCACGCCGTCGGACGTGGGGAATTATGACAGGGTGGTGATTCAGGACTTGCTGAAGGAGGTGGCGCAGACGCAGCAGGTTGATCAGAGCGCGAGGCAAAGGTTCAAGGTTGTGGTGATTAATGAGGCGGATCACTTGACGAGGGACGCGCAGGCTGcgctgaggaggacgatggaGAAGTATAGTCCGAATTTGAGGCTGATCTTGGTTGGGGAGAGCACGGCGGGGATTATTGCTCCGATTAGGAGTCGGTGTTTGCTTGTTAGGGTTGCGAGGCCgacggtgggggaggtggagggggtgttgagggggagttgtgagagggagggatgggaggtgagggaggggttggtggggagggttgcGAGGGAGAGCGGGAGGAATTTGAGGAgggcgttgttgatgttggagggggtttatGCGCAGAA TGAGAAAGTGACGGACGACACACCGATCCCGCCCCCGGATTGGGAGGGACTGATTGAGCAGATTGCGCAGGAGATCATGGCTGAGCATACCTCCGCGAGGATCCTGCAGGTGAGGAGCAAGCTTTATGACTTGCTGACGCACTGCATCCCGCCGACGACCATCTTGAAGACGTTGACGTTTAAGCTGATGCCgctgattgatgatgatttgaaGCCGGAGGTGATCAAGTGGAGTGCGTTTTATGAGCACAGGATAAAGACGGGGACAAAGGTGATTTTTCACTTGGAGGCGTTTGTGGCTAAGTTTATGAGGATATTGGAAATGTATTTGATGAGTATGGATATGTAA
- the ERD2 gene encoding endoplasmic reticulum retention protein (EggNog:ENOG503NUY8; COG:U): MSLNIFRVLGDFSHLASIFILLHKIQQLKSCSGISFKSQVLYMLVYITRYLDLPWTSSPYNFIFKVLFISSELYIIYLMARAYKPTNDPNLDTFHVEFLLGFAGLLALLFPYKYTILEVFWAFSIWLESVAILPQLFMLQRTGEAEAITAHYIAALGMYRALYIPNWIYRYFSEPTHKVDTIAVTAGILQTILYSDFFWIYYTKVMRGEKFKLPV, encoded by the exons ATGTCGCTCAACATCTTTCGCGTGCTGG GGGATTTCTCCCATCTCGCCTCCATTTTCATCTTGCTGCACAAGATCCAGCAGTTGAAG AGCTGCTCGGGTATTTCTTTCAAGTCGCAGGTTCTTTACATGCTGGTTTACATTACTCGATATCTCG ACCTCCCctggacctcctccccctacaacttcatcttcaaagtcctcttcatctcctcaGAGCTCTACATAATCTACCTCATGGCCCGGGCCTACAAGCCCACCAACGaccccaacctcgacacGTTCCACGTCGAgttcctcctcggcttcgCCGGCCTGCTCGCGCTCTTGTTTCCGTACAAGTACACGATCCTCGAGGTGTTTTGGGCGTTTTCCATCTGGCTCGAGTCGGTGGCGATCCTGCCGCAGCTGTTCATGCTGCAGCggacgggggaggcggaggccaTTACGGCGCATTATATTGCGGCGCTGGGGATGTACAGGGCGCTGTATATCCCGAACTGGATCTATCGGTACTTTAGCGAGCCGACGCACAAGGTAGACACGATTGCGGTGACGGCGGGGATTTTGCAGACGATTTTGTATAGTGATTTCTTTTGGATTTATTATACCAAGGTtatgaggggggagaagttTAAGTTGCCTGTTTAG
- a CDS encoding hypothetical protein (EggNog:ENOG503NWIS; COG:J): protein MYHRADEMDDYFRIQQSPRGDSQVNATLGLVSPSRNPLLPRRFTADSGRVPTLSTINTIQPPQTQQQHQRVPEPQDFASTAAMHKVQLLEKKRQDYERLREQRRRFEAEMQKLDAQTRLEAQELQQMTEDIAKRLGAGHQSEPTTPPEYREVNTSLSTIWSTSRPNRYSTSSLTSPPGLYNRPNRSGSLLTSPQSGGGAIPARYAFDDPLSHSVPGSRRNSDEDDEKEEAVRQDPTSHRSTNHLNRYSMPVTKSRTYLGDFEDSNNTTGFLFGDEDSHLEDTRTTPTAEAFNTIYRSQAYSQLTSSALDSEPTSTSTWSNLTKHQQRQSMSTIGSNGLNGAGLVGSPPSEPGTIGSRPASIRHSMDGMKFMSESVTTPLDTPASVVSPPAAHAVASPPKLQQSYSANDVPTIKTNGSTLSANTNVHAQQHFHNHNASLGRFPAGAMNRHSQNMSGDVRVANSHDIAAGYPSISSTLSTLHAQATPFQAPNQQPQAAVMPAPPSLGGVQYSPYYAAAVPGSVPYNGGQPFNPYGMLVPSFSNLSIGSAAPQPSQATQPQPHIPTQSFTGYGPQYGQPAPPAPRQPLHDSQARVIANRRQQDSEAMSRYQNMTLEKAEGNINNLARDQHGCRFLQKQLENRIPHEVHAIYREVLPHVHELMIDPFGNYLCQKLLEYCTDDERTELIKNSAKDMVPIALNQHGTRALQKMIEHVSNEVQIQMITDALKMQVVTLIQDLNGNHVIQKCLNKLSPEQSHFIFNAVGENCIDVGTHRHGCCVLQRCIDHANGQQKAWLIQCITNNAYRLVQDPFGNYVIQYIIDLNEPSFTEPLVAQFRTHILTLSKLKFSSNVVEKCLRCSSEQSKNMIVSELLDAGSEIERCLRDSYANYVYQTALDHGTNDMKQRLVDLIRPHLASIRNTPYGRRISAKISAFDASGINANTPNQPPVPADHTGGQVSIRPAHQRGMSNSTNSTTSTFHGYAPNGVNGANGNVNHAAAITYPGGPSQAPPQPPRGQQHPHQFPSAQADNNWL from the exons atgtACCATAGGGCGGACGAGATGGACGACTATTTCCGGATCCAGCAGAGTCCCCGGGGTGATTCGCAAGTGAACGCGACACTGGGCCTTGTATCGCCTTCTCGaaatcctcttcttcctcgccggtTTACTGCCGATTCCGGACGTGTACCAACATTGTCCACTATCAATACCATTCAACCGCCGCaaacacagcagcaacatcagcGGGTACCTGAGCCGCAGGACTTTGCTTCCACTGCG GCTATGCACAAAGTTCAACTG ctAGAGAAAAAGCGTCAGGACTACGAGCGCCTACGAGAGCAGCGTAGGCGCTTCGAGGCAGAAATGCAGAAGCTGGACGCTCAGACAAGGCTAGAGGCACAGGAGCTTCAGCAGATGACTGAGGATATCGCCAAGAGACTGGGGGCCGGCCATCAGTCAGAGCCGACGACGCCTCCCGAGTACCGCGAGGTGAATACATCCTTGTCAACCATCTGGTCGACATCACGGCCAAACCGGTACTCGACCTCGAGCCTGACATCACCCCCGGGCCTCTACAACCGACCCAACAGATCTGGTTCGCTGCTGACATCACCTCAatccggtggtggtgctatCCCGGCCCGGTACGCCTTTGACGACCCCTTGTCCCACTCGGTGCCTGGATCCCGTCGCAAcagcgacgaggacgacgagaaggaggaggcagtTCGCCAGGATCCCACCAGTCACCGCTCCACCAATCA CCTCAACCGGTATTCTATGCCGGTGACCAAGTCTCGAACCTATCTGGGTGATTTTGAggacagcaacaacaccacggGCTTCCTCTTTGGAGACGAAGACTCCCATCTCGAGGATACCCGAACCACTCCTACAGCGGAGGCTTTCAACACGATCTATCGCTCACAAGCCTATTCTCAACTG ACCTCATCTGCTCTGGATTCTGAACCCACCTCAACCAGTACTTGGAGTAATCTTACCAAGCATCAACAGCGACAAAGCATGTCTACCATCGGTTCCAACGGTCTCAACGGTGCCGGCCTGGTCGGTTCCCCTCCTTCAGAGCCTGGTACCATTGGCAGCCGCCCGGCCAGCATCCGTCACTCAATGGATGGCATGAAGTTTATGTCCGAGAGCGTCACCACGCCCTTGGACACTCCTGCCTCTGTTGTTTCCCCTCCTGCCGCCCACGCCGTGGCCTCGCCCCCCAAGCTTCAGCAGTCGTACTCTGCCAACGACGTCCCGACCATCAAGACCAATGGCTCGACTCTGAGTGCCAATACCAATGTCCATGCTCAGCAGCATTTCCACAACCACAATGCCAGCTTGGGACGCTTCCCTGCCGGTGCCATGAATCGCCACAGCCAGAACATGTCTGGTGATGTCCGCGTGGCCAACAGTCATGACATTGCTGCTGGTTATCCCTCTATCTCGTCGACCCTGTCGACCCTGCATGCCCAAGCTACCCCTTTCCAGGCTCCGAACCAGCAGCCCCAGGCCGCGGTCATGCCGGCCCCTCCTTCGCTGGGCGGAGTCCAGTATAGTCCTTActatgctgctgctgtgccTGGTAGCGTGCCGTACAACGGGGGGCAGCCATTCAATCCCTATGGCATGCTCGTGCCGAGCTTCAGCAACCTCAGCATTGGCAGTGCCGCGCCACAGCCTTCTCAGGCCACGCAGCCTCAGCCTCATATCCCGACGCAGAGTTTCACTGGCTACGGTCCTCAGTACGGtcagcctgctcctcctgccccTCGGCAACCCCTCCACGACAGCCAAGCCCGCGTGATTGCGAATCGTCGCCAGCAGGACAGTGAGG CGATGTCACGCTACCAGAACATGACGTTGGAGAAGGCTGAgggcaacatcaacaacctggcCAGAGATCAGCACGGCTGTAGGTTCCTGCAGAAGCAGCTCGAGAACCGTATTCCTCACGAGGTCCACGCCATCTACCGGGAGGTCTTGCCTCACGTTCACGAACTCATGATCGATCCCTTTGGCAACTACCTCTGCCAGAAGCTCCTCGAGTACTGTACAGACGACGAACGCACCGAGCTGATCAAGAACTCAGCCAAAGACATGGTGCCGATCGCGTTGAACCAACACGGTACTCGCGCCCTTCAAAAGATGATCGAACATGTGTCCAACGAGGTTCAGATTCAAATGATCACCGACGCCCTGAAGATGCAGGTCGTCACGCTGATCCAAGATCTGAATGGCAACCACGTGATTCAGAAGTGCCTCAATAAGCTCAGCCCCGAGCAGTCTCACTTCATCTTCAACGCTGTCGGGGAGAATTGCATCGACGTGGGCACTCACCGTCACGGTTGCTGCGTCCTCCAGCGGTGCATTGATCATGCCAATGGCCAACAGAAGGCCTGGCTCATCCAATGCATCACCAACAATGCGTACCGCCTGGTCCAGGACCCCTTTGGCAACTACGTGATTCAATACATCATCGACCTGAACGAGCCTAGCTTCACCGAGCCCCTCGTCGCCCAGTTCCGCACACACATTCTAACGCTTTCCAAGCTCAAGTTCAGCTCCAATGTGGTGGAGAAGTGCCTTCGCTGCTCCTCGGAACAGTCCAAGAACATGATCGTCTCGGAGCTTCTGGATGCCGGAAGCGAGATTGAGCGCTGCCTCCGCGACTCATATGCCAACTATGTCTACCAGACAGCCCTTGACCACGGCACCAACGACATGAAGCAGCGCCTCGTCGACTTGATCCGCCCTCATCTTGCCTCGATTCGCAACACACCCTATGGTCGCCGCATCTCGGCCAAGATCTCGGCCTTTGACGCCAGCGGGATCAATGCCAATACCCCCAATCAGCCGCCTGTCCCTGCTGACCACACGGGTGGCCAGGTGTCTATTCGTCCTGCCCACCAGCGTGGCATGTCCAATAGCACCAACAGCACGACAAGCACATTCCACGGCTATGCTCCGAATGGTGTCAACGGCGCCAACGGCAACGTCAACCACGCCGCTGCCATCACGTACCCAGGGGGCCCGAGCCAGGCCCCGCCGCAGCCGCCCCGCGGTCAGCAGCACCCGCACCAGTTCCCTTCTGCACAGGCGGACAACAACTGGCTCTAA
- a CDS encoding hypothetical protein (EggNog:ENOG503P0PV), with protein sequence MLPMNSSTQPSNWTGQAAGAPVTLHPPPTGTSLPPKLPHLTFENPDDSDSTEFDDSNSSEDAESDTEASPVEAIKNNMANPLRAERPRVPPLNVPQANVGFQRAQTPIESAQAKVLEDLVNKVSKLETELGKFRGTTSAPDHEDRHAGASPLTTPGIRLQPPTYPGHINRAPSPRQTAPRIVTGQTTSAFPELAPRSPSGVQFSSPVRPFSFGGHPAGPFPGVKTPVVEISAVDLKWGPLFDEKGAPTKRWEQVLKGLGQYILDEFMPQKTLVMAPQKMAAFYSQHNIECEAVSFLEIFRSRNQDVHVRLSELYDQLGFEYHLAPSAPGCRPTVPGLTLHGWTQWITLAMRAHPDEEARRFAKVITMLPINAESPLDGKLERLPKQISRHLLPEKADPASRGKFSAALRVVQEALGLLSPPPKPSLQERRPSQSRAVSPRSRYKPSSVGIPSPPSSVSGAAVDDDYRRGDRERERNYRDLPGRPYESNGSARRDPPLSRSTTGLGLPTRPPSRTGPPSTTSARRRSSPAPYHRSSVSGASGREERGYTRSSSDATIYPHRSDQRERERERERERERDRERERERERERERDRDRERDARDSKARGREREADRRDRGSRRSASVVSNTDRKGGLGRPNRRSSVIVQDERAGNLGRAPTWGDFFTGKSAMA encoded by the exons ATGCTCCCCATGAACTCTTCTACACAGCCGAGCAACTGGACCGGACAGGCTGCCGGGGCACCAGTTACTTTGCATCCTCCACCCACGGGCACTTCTCTGCCTCCTAAGCTACCGCACTTGACCTTCGAGAACCCTGATGATAGCGACAGCACCGAATTTGACGATTCCAACAGCAGTGAAGATGCTGAATCCGACACAGAGGCAAGCCCGGTcgaggccatcaagaacaaCATGGCCAACCCTTTGAGGGCGGAAAGGCCTCGCGTCCCGCCGTTGAACGTACCGCAGGCAAATGTTGGCTTCCAGCGAGCTCAAACTCCGATCGAGTCTGCACAGGCAAAGGTGCTCGAGGACCTTGTCAACAAAGTCTCAAAACTGGAGACAGAAC TGGGTAAATTTCGAGGCACCACATCGGCCCCAGACCATGAAGACCGCCATGCTGGGGCATCACCATTGACTACACCAGGTATTCGACTCCAACCACCCACTTACCCGGGACATATCAACAGAGCGCCGTCTCCTCGGCAAACAGCTCCTCGGATAGTCACCGGTCAGACAACCTCAGCCTTCCCTGAGCTAGCACCCCGATCACCATCCGGTGTTCAGTTCAGTTCACCAGTGCGGCCCTTCTCGTTTGGCGGCCACCCGGCGGGTCCGTTTCCGGGTGTAAAGACACCCGTGGTTGAGATTTCCGCTGTTGATCTCAAATGGGGTCCGCTGTTCGACGAAAAGGGAGCGCCAACAAAAAGATGGGAGCAAGTGTTGAAAGGTCTTGGTCAATACATT CTCGATGAATTTATGCCACAAAAgacgttggtgatggctCCTCAAAAGATGGCAGCTTTCTACTCCCAGCACAACATCGAGTGTGAGGCAGTTTCATTCCTCG AAATATTTCGAAGCCGGAATCAAGACGTCCATGTCAGATTGTCCGAGCTGTATGACCAGCTCGGGTTCGAATATCACTTGGCACCTTCAGCACCCGGATGTAGGCCGACGGTGCCTGGCTTGACCCTCCACGGATGGACTCAGTGGATAACGTTAGCCATGAGGGCGCATCCTGATGAAGAGGCTCGCAGGTTCGCCAAGGTGATCACGATGCTGCCCATTAATGCCGAGAGTCCACTTGACGGCAAGCTAGAAAGACTTCCGAAGCAGATATCCCGTCACCTTTTGCCGGAGAAGGCCGACCCAGCATCCCGGGGAAAGTTCAGCGCCGCCCTTCGAGTGGTACAGGAAGCTTTGGGACTGTTGTCTCCGCCGCCCAAACCGAGTCTCCAGGAACGACGGCCATCTCAATCGCGCGCTGTTAGCCCTAGGTCTCGATATAAGCCCTCATCCGTTGGCATtccgtcacctccctcctcagtCTCCGGGGCGGCCGTGGATGATGACTACCGGAGAGGTGACCGTGAGCGCGAGCGAAACTACCGCGACCTTCCAGGAAGACCATACGAGAGTAATGGCTCCGCGAGGCGAGACCCTCCATTATCGCGATCAACAACGGGACTTGGCTTGCCCACTCGCCCCCCCTCGCGGACCGGACCCCCTTCGACAACAAGTGCTCGCCGACGTAGCTCACCTGCCCCCTATCACAGAAGCTCCGTATCAGGGGCAAgtggaagagaggagaggggatACACCAGGTCGTCGTCTGATGCTACCATATATCCTCACCGGTCGGACCAAAGAGAGCGAGAGCGTGAACGAGAAAGAGAACGCGAAAGAGAtagggagcgggagcgggagcgggagcgggagcgggagcgtGATCGtgacagagagagagatgccCGAGACTCCAAGGCCAGAGGACGAGAAAGGGAGGCAGACAGAAGGGACAGAGGCAGTCGAAGATCGGCCTCGGTGGTGAGCAACACGGACCGAAAAGGAGGCCTTGGTCGTCCCAACCGAAGGAGTTCTGTGATTGTCCAAGATGAACGAGCGGGCAACTTGGGACGTGCCCCGACGTGGGGAGATTTCTTTACAGGAAAGTCAGCCATGGCTTGA